In the genome of Peromyscus eremicus chromosome 1, PerEre_H2_v1, whole genome shotgun sequence, the window ggaaaagattttttttttttttttttttttttttttttgtgaaggtAGTTCTCCAACTTTATTTGACACTCTGCAGCTTAGTTCTCATCCACATTGACTGTCTGTAGATTTTTGAATGTGGTAACAGGTACGTAAGTTACCAATGTGTAGAGCTTGTTTGGTGAGTCCTCATCCTCATTACGTTTTCTGGACAAACGTACACGGATACGGTATGGAACATTCCTTATTCCTTTGGCCCAGACGGCTTTATTGAGCCTAGTATCAATGCGCACATCTGGAGTACCCATCTCCTTCATGGCAAATTTCCGGATTTCTTTGAGTGCCCTAGGGGCACGCTTCTTGAAGCCCACTCCATGGATGCGCTTGTGAATGTTGATGGTGTATTCTCGGGTCACCACCTCGTTGATGGCAGAACGGCCCTTCTTCTTCTCGCCACCCTTCTTTGCGGGAGCCATTCTGCCGGGCCCAAGTTGGAAAGgctggaaaagatattaacaaattactcagagacagggaaaatgtccccaacgccttttttagtttttatggtgtgattagagatgttctaaaggaagcagagggagatgggcgtgtttcacatttactagcccttgcagaggattttctctcaaactccccctgcctgacacccaagggtccagaggtttattgacatctaccggtaagagcgctctctgtcctgtctgtgtctctgtcatgttacttttgttttgtaccagtcgatcgatttgtactttgcaggctctcactggggcagacgtgtccggacagtgaacctggcggcgaagggagacgtcccagagccctaaggccacctcagaggtgacgatttggtttaggagcatctttgggtatcttcccccacaatgggaggaagtgccaccttgtattttgtcccgggaatttgtcagagccattttgtgggtttttttgttatgttttgttgtgatcattgttactttactctctccttctcttcaaagaaaaaaaaattgtttaactaaacgaaaaaaggagaactgctgcaggccgcaggaatatatcttaagaactcagctggttatggcaaagtcactacctggagggatcagagaattcctccagaggaagccaaatcccaaggagtttttggtgttacttggcttgttatatatcagatgtattctgttataaaaatcatgtgtgccttcatagttttcccaattgatttttccctaagaagggctaacaatgtgcactgatcactctctagacacacacattccaggcatttggagaacagccccaggaaaggctttctctggaatcagatatctcccctagccattttcaaggactaaaggagacaccacccaggtggtcacccaacttccgaggactaacagtgataaccacccacaggtgagtctcctgacttaaggtaaattccacaaggagacaccgcccaggtggtcacccaatttccgaggactaacagtgataaccacccacatacaagtctcctgacttaaggtaaattccacaaggagacaccgcctaggagaggtggatgttaagtaatagctttacacaatttagcttggaccctcccttttatataccgggacttccagggcacagaaagaaaaagaaaaaagagaatggaagaactagatgggtaagaacttgagaggaacaaactgagatggggaagaactagatcgaagggctaaaagagagaactagaggaatgagatggaagatgaggaagagccagatggggaagaacaagatgagaaagagccagatgagagagaaggagatgggagaggagctgataggggaaagaactagatagatgagaacctagaagggtcagaactatatgaaggaattaagatagaacctagaggtagataaatatagagaaatcagtcaagaaaggagctagacatgagagcagagtagaagctatgtagagagagaactgtcacagaataataaagtgtatgaacaaaacaaaacaaaacaaaacaaaaaagg includes:
- the LOC131902291 gene encoding large ribosomal subunit protein eL31; amino-acid sequence: MAPAKKGGEKKKGRSAINEVVTREYTINIHKRIHGVGFKKRAPRALKEIRKFAMKEMGTPDVRIDTRLNKAVWAKGIRNVPYRIRVRLSRKRNEDEDSPNKLYTLVTYVPVTTFKNLQTVNVDEN